The Aggregicoccus sp. 17bor-14 genome contains the following window.
CGGGCTGGCTCGTGGGCACCGAGGGGCGCATCCTGAAGATCCGCTTCTAGGGCGCGGTGTGCAGGCGGGCAGGCCGCCGCGTGGGACCGCAGTCCCAGCGGCGGCGCAGCGCGAGGAGTATGACCTTGCGCACGGGGTGCGCCGATGGCTGACGGGATAGAACGGCCCGCGAACGTGGAGCGCTACCTGCGCCTCCTCATCTGGGTGGGCGGCCCCTTCGCGCTCGGCAAGCTGGTCGCCTCGCTCCTCTTCGGCAGCCTGCGGCTCTTCCTGAGCGCGCTGGCGCTCAGCTCGATGGTGGGGGTGGCAGCATGGGGCCGGCGCGGGGTGCGGCAGGGGCGCGCCGAGCAGGTGCTGCGCAAGGCCGGCTGGGTGCTGTTGCTCATCCCCATGGTGGGCGCGACGGCGGTGCCGCAGCTGAGCACCACCTACGTGCTCTTCCCGGTGCTTGCGCTCGCCGCGACGCTGCCCTCGCTGGAGCGGCCGCTGCTGCGGCGCTTCATCGTCACGGCCGTGGCCACGGAGCTGGTGGTGGGCTGCTCTCAGGCCTTCCTCGCGCCCGCTCCCGGCATTCCCCGCGCCTTCGTGCAGCTGGTGCTGGTGACGGGGCTGGGGTGTGCGTCCGTGGTGCTGCTGGTGCTGCTCGTGCAGTCGCGGCTGCAGCTGCGCGAGCGGATGCGGGAGACGGCGCGCAGCGAGGCGCGCTTCCGCTCGCTGGTGGAGGCCTCCGCCACGCTGGTGTGGACGGCGAGCGCGGAGGGGCAGGTGCAACACTCCGCCCGCTGGCAGGCCTTCACCGGGCAGACGCCTTCGGAGAGCGCGGGCTTCGGCTGGCTGGAGGCGCTGCACCCGCAGGACCGCGCCCAGGCGCTGCACGACTGGCGGCAGGCCGTGGCGAGCCAGGCGCCGCACGATGGCGAGGTGCGGGTGCGCCGGGCCGAGGGCGGCCATGCGTGGCTGCACGTGCGCGCGGCGCCGGTGCGCGGCGCGGACGGCCAGGTCCTCGAGTGGATCGGCTCGGCCGTGGACGTGACGGCGGGGCACCTCGCCGAGGTGCGGCGGCACGTGCTCTCCGACGTGAGCCTCGCGCTCGTCGGCACGCTGGACCTGGAGGACACGCTGCAGCGCATCGCGCACTGCCTGGTGCTGCGGCTCGCCGACGGGTGCCTGGTGCGCCTCTTCGAGGGCACGGCGCCCGCGGTGGGCTTCGCGCACGTGGACCCGGAGGACGAGCTGCGCCTGGGCGCGCTGGCCGCGCACCCGCAGTGGCTGCGCGAGCTGCACTTCGGCTCGGCGGAGGTGCAGCGCAGCGGGCGCGCCCACCTGCTGGAGGACTACGCGGCGAGCGCGCGCGAGGTGCTGCGCGGTGCGCCGCCGGCCCTCGCGCGCGCCGTCTCCGCGCTCGCGGTGCACTCCGTGCTCAGCGTGCCCCTGCCGGCGCGCAGCGGGCACGTGCTGGGCGCCCTCACCCTGTTCACGACGGGCGAGCATGCGCGGCGCCTCGGCGCCCAGGAGCTGGAGACCGCCGAGGAGGTGGGCCGGCACTGCGCGCTCGCGCTGGAGAACGCGCTGCTGTACCGCCAGGCCCAGGACGCGGTGCGCACCCGGGAGGACTTCCTCGCGGTGGCGAGCCACGAGCTGCGCACGCCGCTCGCCGCGCTCAACCTCTCGCTCGAGGGGCTCGAGCGTCACCTGCAGCCCGACGCGCGGGCGCTGGACGCCCCCTGGGTGCGCGAGCGCGTGCGGCGCCTCAAGCGCCACGCCCGGCGGCTCGAGCGGCTGGTGGAGGCACTGCTGGACGTGGCGCGCATCGCGGGCGGACGGCTGCAGCTGCAGCTGGAGGAGGTGGACCTCGTGGCCCTCACCCGGGAGGTGGTGGAGCGGCTGAGCGATGAGACCGTGCAGTCGGAGCGGGTGGGAGAGCGGGTGCGGGTGCACGCGCACGGGCCGGTGGTGGGCCGCTGGGACCGGCTGCGGGTGGAGCAGACGGTGGAGAACCTGGTCACCAACGCGCTGAAGTACGGCGAGCACGGGCCGGTGCAGGTGGAGGTGGAACGCGAGGGCGCGCTCGCCCTGCTGCGCGTCACCGACGAGGGCCTGGGCATCCCGCCCGAGAAGCACGCGAGCATCTGGGACAAGTTCGAGCGCCACGTGTCCGGACGCCACTACGGCGGGCTGGGCCTCGGCCTGTACATCGTGCGCGAGGCGGTGGACGCGCTGGGCGGGCAGGTGTCGGTGGCCTCGACCGCGGGCCACGGCGCCACCTTCACCGTGCGCCTGCCGCTCGCGGGCCCCGCCCTGCAGCTCGCCGGGCTCGCGGAGGCGCGGCCGCGCGCGCACCGCGACCTGCCCCCGTCCGCCGGCGCGACGCACTGAGCGGCGCCCGTGGACGCAGCGCAGAGCCCTCCGGAGCCGCCCTTGCGGCGCCGCGAGGACTGCGCTGAGGTCGCGCCCCTCTCCAGCCCCCCGAGACCCCCGATGCGCGCTGCACGCCCACCGCTGCTGCTCTCCCTGCTGGTCTCCCTCGCCGGCTGCCGCACGGTCGCGCCGCCCGCCGCCGCCGCGAAGCCCGCCGCCCCGGCCCCCGCCGCCCCTTCCGCCGACGCGCGGCTCACGCAGTGGGTGGAGCAGTCCTTCGAGGCGCGCCTCGCGCTCGCCCCCACCCTCGCCACCTCCATCGGCGACAACCGCTTCAACCACCTGTACGCGGACGACCTGTCGGATGCGCACCGTGCGCGCATGCGCGCGCTGCTCGAGGAGGGGCTCGCCGGAGCGCGCGCCATCGACCCGCGCGCCCTCTCGGAGCAGGGGCGCCTGACGCACACCCTCTTCGTGCGCGGCCTCGAGCTCGAGCTCGCCGGCCTGCGCTTCCCGCAGCACCTGCTGCCCGTCAACCAGTTCTCCAGCGCGCCGAGCGCCTTCGCGCAGATGGGCGCGGGCGGAGGCCTGCACCCGTTCAAGACGACGAAGGACTACGAGGACTTCCTCTCGCGCATGGACGGGTACCTCGCCTGGAACGCGTCCGCCATCGCGCGCCTGCGCGAGGGCGTGCAGGCGGGCGTGGTGCTGCCGCGCGTCGTCGTCGAGCGCACCCTGCCGCAGCTCGCGGCGCACGTGGTCGCGCGCGCCGAGGACAGCCTCTTCTGGGGCCCGGTGGCGCACTTCCCCGAGGGCGTGCCCGAGGCAGACCGCGCGAGGCTCACGGCCGCCTACCGCGCCGCCATCGAGGGCAAGCTCGCGCCCGCCTACCGGCGCCTGCACGACTTCCTGCGCGACGAGTACCTGCCGCACGCGCGCAGCAGCGTGGGGCTGGGCGCGCTTCCCGGTGGGGACGCCTGGTACGCGTACCTCGTGCGCCGCTCCACCACGACGGAGCTCACTCCGGATGCGCTGCACGCGCTCGGCCTCTCGGAGGTGGCGCGCATCCACCGGGAGCTCGAGGCGCTGATGCGCGAGGTGGGCTTCACGGGAGACCGCGCCGCCTTCAACAAGCACGTGATGGGCCTGAGCGCGCTGCGCTTCAAGAGCCGCGAGGACATGCTCGAGCGCCACCGCGCCTTCAAGGAGCGCGTGGAGGGGCTCACCCCGCGCCTCTTCTCGCTCATCCCGCGCCAGACCTACGAGGTGCGCGCGGTGGAGGCGTTCCGCGAGAAGAGTGCCTCCATCGGCGCCTACCAGGCGGCCACGGCGGACGGCAGCCGCCCGGGCATCTTCTACGTGAACACCCGCGACTGGGCCGAGGTGCCGGCGACCACCGTCGAGGCCCTCACCCTGCACGAGGGCGCTCCAGGCCACCACTTCCAGCTCTCCGTGCAGCGCAGCCTCGAGTCCCTGCCGCGCTTTCGCCGCTTCGGCAGCTACACCGCCTACGTG
Protein-coding sequences here:
- a CDS encoding ATP-binding protein, which translates into the protein MADGIERPANVERYLRLLIWVGGPFALGKLVASLLFGSLRLFLSALALSSMVGVAAWGRRGVRQGRAEQVLRKAGWVLLLIPMVGATAVPQLSTTYVLFPVLALAATLPSLERPLLRRFIVTAVATELVVGCSQAFLAPAPGIPRAFVQLVLVTGLGCASVVLLVLLVQSRLQLRERMRETARSEARFRSLVEASATLVWTASAEGQVQHSARWQAFTGQTPSESAGFGWLEALHPQDRAQALHDWRQAVASQAPHDGEVRVRRAEGGHAWLHVRAAPVRGADGQVLEWIGSAVDVTAGHLAEVRRHVLSDVSLALVGTLDLEDTLQRIAHCLVLRLADGCLVRLFEGTAPAVGFAHVDPEDELRLGALAAHPQWLRELHFGSAEVQRSGRAHLLEDYAASAREVLRGAPPALARAVSALAVHSVLSVPLPARSGHVLGALTLFTTGEHARRLGAQELETAEEVGRHCALALENALLYRQAQDAVRTREDFLAVASHELRTPLAALNLSLEGLERHLQPDARALDAPWVRERVRRLKRHARRLERLVEALLDVARIAGGRLQLQLEEVDLVALTREVVERLSDETVQSERVGERVRVHAHGPVVGRWDRLRVEQTVENLVTNALKYGEHGPVQVEVEREGALALLRVTDEGLGIPPEKHASIWDKFERHVSGRHYGGLGLGLYIVREAVDALGGQVSVASTAGHGATFTVRLPLAGPALQLAGLAEARPRAHRDLPPSAGATH
- a CDS encoding DUF885 family protein produces the protein MRAARPPLLLSLLVSLAGCRTVAPPAAAAKPAAPAPAAPSADARLTQWVEQSFEARLALAPTLATSIGDNRFNHLYADDLSDAHRARMRALLEEGLAGARAIDPRALSEQGRLTHTLFVRGLELELAGLRFPQHLLPVNQFSSAPSAFAQMGAGGGLHPFKTTKDYEDFLSRMDGYLAWNASAIARLREGVQAGVVLPRVVVERTLPQLAAHVVARAEDSLFWGPVAHFPEGVPEADRARLTAAYRAAIEGKLAPAYRRLHDFLRDEYLPHARSSVGLGALPGGDAWYAYLVRRSTTTELTPDALHALGLSEVARIHRELEALMREVGFTGDRAAFNKHVMGLSALRFKSREDMLERHRAFKERVEGLTPRLFSLIPRQTYEVRAVEAFREKSASIGAYQAATADGSRPGIFYVNTRDWAEVPATTVEALTLHEGAPGHHFQLSVQRSLESLPRFRRFGSYTAYVEGWGLYAETLGTELGVYTDPYQRYGALSEELWRAVRLVLDTGLHARGWTREEAIAYGLQNGTRSEKQVVAEVERFIAIPGQALAYKVGQLKLSELRARAERALGPRFDVKAFHREVLEDGAMPLDVLSEKLDAWIAREAARDGCSGSTEGCPPSPRAG